In Trichlorobacter lovleyi, the DNA window GTCCTTTTTTGCGTTGCTGACGGGGACGGAACCTGATCTGGCGCTGCCCTCCCCACAACTCTTCCGCCGAGATGCTGCGGTCAGGCAGGTCGCTGCCTTCCTGCTGCCAGGGATAACTGACGGCCAGGCGGCAGAAGGCATAGGCAAAGTTGTCATCCAGACAGCCGCGGGCAGCCGCCAGCAGCTGGAACAGGTCCGGCAGCAGCATCTTGTCCAGCAGGGCGTAGTTGCGGGCAAAGCGGAAGAAGGCCCGCTTTTGCCAGATATGCACCGGTTCGCCGGTCTCCTGCTTGTAATGGCGGGCCGTTTCGCTGAACAGGTGATAGATAATCCGCTGCCGGTCGGGAAAGCGGCCTGCTGTCCCAAGCTGGTGGGCCGAACGCCGGATGGCGGCATCCATCACCTCTGCCTCCGGCAGCTCCTGCCTGCCGCCGCCGATCAGTTCCAGTGCATGGAACTGCTTACGCAGCCCGTTACCACGCTCAACCGGCAGATCCGGCAGCCCGTGTCTCCGGTATTCATAGACGGCCGACAGAAAGGGGAACTCGGCCAGCGCCTCACCGCAGCAGGCAGGATGCAGGTTCCAGAGGGTGATCCCTTCCCGCTGTTTCCGCGCCACAGGGGGCGCCTGGGGCTGCTCATACAGCCCGGCAACCCGCTGCAGATGGGCCATACCGCAGACAAACAGAATCCGCTGATGCTCCTGCCCGAGCTGCTGCAGGGCATAGGCCATCCCCTGCTCACGGCGGCGGTCGGCATGGCAGGGGATCTCTGCTGCCATTGCCTCACAAAAGGCCTGATAATAGGCAGCCAGCCCTATGCGGGCAATGCTGTAGGAGTCAGGCAGCGCTTCACGGTGGCGGGGGTAGCGGTCAATATCCGGATCAACACAATGCAGCGGAATCCCCAGCTCCATAGCCAGCCGCCCGGCCTCGACCAGGGGATCGGCAGGCTCAACAAGCAGATGGACTGACGACTCACGGCCATCGGCCTCTCTGACCGGATAGCTGACTAAACTGATCTGGGGCAGCCGTGCCAGGGCACGGCGGAAGGGGGCTGCAAGGGTTGGCGGCAGCTCAATGGCAATGGCATCAGGGCGGATCTGCTGCACGGCCTGGCGAACCAGATGGGCAAACTCCATCCGGTAGTGCAGCACCGGCAGTCCGTACACAGGACCAAAGTGGTGAAGAAAGAGTCGTCGCGGCATGATCAGGAGAGGTACGGAAGCGCCTCGTCCCCCAAAATACGCTCAACCGCTGTTGCCAGCATCTCACGGGGGGCGCTGTTGCTGACGGCAGACATCTTCAGGGCGTAGCGGGCGATATTGATGCCGTCCCGTACCGAATAGCGCTCATCCCTGGCATGGGCCTGCTGGAGAAAATCAACCACGTAATGCAGGATCTCCGGTTCTGCAAAGGGCAGGTTCTCCTGCAGGATCAGCAGCTCTTCGTCCGCCTCGGGAAAATCGATATAGATCTGGGGCTGCAGGCGGGAATGGATATACTCGGGGATCTCAAAGGTCGAGGCATCCTCGTTCATGGTCACCACAATCCTGAAATCGCGGTGCGCCGGGATCCTGAGCCCGGTAATCACCGACTCGACATAGCGGCGATCATCCAGCAGGGGAGCCAGGGAGGCCCAGGATTTCTCGCTCATCCGGTTGCCTTCATCCAGGATCAGCACCCCGCCGTTCACCATGGCAGACACCAGTGATGAGCCCACGTACTGGATGGTACCGCCCGGCCCGATCACCGGTGTTACAATCAGATCCTCCGGCCGGGTATCCATGGTGGCCTGAAACAGATAGACCGGCCTGTTCAGACGCTTGGCCGCTGCGTAGGCCAGGGTTGTCTTGCCCACCCCCGGCTTGCCGATCAGGCGGGGATTAAACGGGATATCACGGGCCTCAAGCACCATCCAGGCTGCCAGCAGCTGACGTAACAGCTCGTCCTGTCCGATCCAGTTCAGTGCCAGCTCAACCGGCCTGGCCAGCGCAAGGGTGATACCATCTATGGTGGTCTGCTGCATAGGGAGACTCCAGCCTGCATTGGGTTATTTTTTTGACGAACGGTCCTTGAGAAGGTGTTTTCTGAAAAACGCCTCCATGGCCCCGTAAAACTCAAACTGGTTTTCCTCGTTATGGAAACCATGCCCTTCGTTATCCTTTACCAGATACTGCACCTCAACCCCGCGTTTCTTCAGGGCGGCCACCATCTGGTCGGATTCAGCCTTGTTCACCCGGGGGTCATTGGCCCCCTGGGCAATGAACAGCGGCGTCCTGATCCGGTCGGCGTGGAAGACCGGCGAGGTCTGTTTAAGCAGGGCCGTATCCTTTTGCGGGTCCCCCACCATCTCATACATCATGGCCAGATACGGTTTCCAGTAGGGGGGAATGGTCTGCATGAAGGTAAACAGGTTGGCCACACCGACATAATCAACCGCCGCAGCATAGAGATCCGGAGTAAAGGTCACCCCGGCCAGGGTGGCATAGCCGCCGTAGCTGCCGCCATAGATCCCCACCCGCTTGGGATCGGCAATCCCCTCCTTGATCAACCAGGCAACCCCGTCCGTGATATCATCCTGCATGCGCCTGCCCCACTGCTTGAAACTCTTTTCCCAGAAGGCCCGGCCGTAGCCGGTTGAACCGCGATAATTCATCTGGAAGACAGCAAAGCCACGGTTGGCCAGAAACTGGATTTCCGGGTTATAGCCCCAGGAATCCCGCACCCACGGCCCGCCATGGGGATTGACGATGACCGGCAGCTGCTTGGCCTCACGGTTCACCGGCACCGTCAGGTAGCCGTTGATGGTCAGACCGTCCCGGGTCGTATAGGTTATCGGCTGCATGCCGGCCATATCGGCCGGATTGATGCGGGGATTGATCTCGCCCAGGCTGGTCAGGGTATCGGTTTTAAGCGAGTAGACATAACGGGCACCCTGGGTGCGGTCATTGTAGGCAGCCACAATGAAGGTATCTTCAGCACGGTTTTCGCTCTGCAGAGCGATCTCATAACCGGGCAGTCTTTCCTTTAGTCTGGCATAGAGCGCCCTGGTTTCGGCATCAAAGAAATGCTGCTGGCTCTTCCAGGTGGTAAAGCTGACCTGTGTAAGCAGTTTACGTTTGTGAGAGTAGGACAGCCCGTCCAGATCAACCTCCGGATGTTCAAAAAGCGGTGGTGATTCCGTACCGTTGTCCGGATCGAGCAGTACCAGTGCGGTCTTGTCCCGGCCGCGGTTTGAAAGGGTATACAGCGACCTGTTGTCAAAGGTGAAAAACAGCGGGGAGACCGTGGTACGGAAATCAGTGGTCAGAATGGTCTTGAACGGCTCCTTTTCAGTTGCCCGGTACAGCAGACTGGTAGTGACACCGTCGGATGTTGAGGCCATCCGGACACGACCGGCATGGTCAGTGATCCAGCCGGTGATATTGCCGGGGTTCTGAGCCACCAGTTGAGCATCACCGGTCTTGACATTAACCCGGTACACGTCAAAAAACTGCGGGTCACGCTTGTTGTGCTGCACCAGAACATGCTCAGGGTCATCCAGCAGGTCATCCACAATTGAGGCACGGACCTTGGGAAAGGGGGTTAGATCCCTGACCTTGCCGCTTTTCAGATCAACGGACAGCAGATGGTAATTTTCATCTCCCCCAAAGTCCTTCAGGTAGAGGATGGTGTCACTCCCCTTCCAGAAAAAACCTGCAATATCCCGCTCGGTTTCAGACGTAAGCTGCGTTGCCTTGGCAAAGTCAGGTGTCTTGCCGTCCGGCGGCAGGGAGACCACATACAGGTTCTTGCGGCGCTCATAGGGCTGCATGAACCCGAGGGTCTTTCCATCTTCGGAGAGACGGAAAACCGAGCGTTCCGGCTTACCGAAAAAATCCTTCAGGTCATACTGTGTTACCCCCTGGCCGGCCATGGCCGGGCCTGTCAGGGCAGAAAGCAGCACCAGATTGCAGACACCGTGTGTTACCAAAGACTGCCTCATTACCAAACCCCTTTAGAATTGAACATTTTCATACCTGCAACGCCCCCGGCATCGAGGCGGCAGCGCACGTCGATCCCGCCTCAATCAGCTGCAACGCATCAAAAAGGCGTTGATTCACCGGCGTCAGGATACCGTGCTGTTTTCCAAGCATAATCACGGTTCCGGCCAGCATCTCCAGCTCGGTCTTGCGGCCCGCCTCCACATCCTGCAGCATGGAGGTCTTGCTTGAGGCCCCCAGTGTGGCAAGAACCGTGTACCAGGCAGCGATATCCTGCTCTGACAGATCCACCTGCATGGCCCGGGCAATCCTGATCACCTCACGCATGGCGGCATCCATCAGCTCCCGTGCCTCGGCAGAGGAACGGATGGCGCCATAGGTCAGCCCCATCACAGCCGAGACCTGGTTCACCCCCACGTTGATCATATACTTGAACCAGAGACTGCGCAGCATATCCGGCGGAATCTCATGGGCTATGGCGGCCCTGTTGAAAAGATCCCGGACCTGCCTGACCCGCTCCGTCAGTCTGCTGTTCCGTTTTTCGCCGAAAAGCACCCGCCCCAGGCTGCTGTAGGTCACAACGTTGTGTTCCCTGACCGCATCAATCCCCAGGGTCAGACCATACAGCATCCTGTCCATGCCATAGACCGCCCCGATCCGCTCTTCACTGTCAATGCCGTTCATGACCGAGAGGATGGTGGTTGCAGGGCCGACCGCCTGTTTCATCCCAACGATGGCCTGATCAAGCTGATGGTGCTTGACCGCCACGATCAGGAGATCAACGGGGCCTGCCTCTTTCGGCTGCAGCACCGCGATGCGAGAGGTTGTGCCGTTGACCGTGACGCCATCCCGGCGCAGCCGTTCCGCCCGCTCTCCTGAAGCGATGAAACAGACCGCGGCCGGGTCCATGGCAAAGAGCAGACTGCCGTAGGTTGCCCCCAGTGCCCCGGCACCGATAATGGCTGTCTGTCTCATTGAACGCTGCATGTAACGGCCCCCCGTATCCTTTGCGGCCAGACAATCCGGCCTGCGATGTTCCTTCAGCCCAGCTTGAACCAGATGTAGGTGATTCCGGAGATCTCCACATGGTGCAGATCCCGTACCAGGCCTTTTACCAGCACCAGCCCCAGGGACGATATCTCCTCTTCGGTTGCAGCCATCAGATCAGCGGGCATCCCCTTAAAGTTGACACTTTCCACCCGTTCGCCGTGGATGATCTCCACCACCAGTTCTTCGTCGTGACGCAGCACCTTGATCTTCACGCTGGAGGTTGCCGGGCTGCGCTTGGCAATATGCGCAAACAGCTCCTCACAGACCAGCTGCAGCCGGTACTGCTGCTGCTGATCGAGATCGAGGTCATTGCCGGCCTGCTGCAGGTTTTCCAACAGGACCGGGTACTGACTGGCCACAACCGGAAAGCTGAACTCTTTGCTCGACAGGATGGCAAAACGGAACAGCAGGCTGAGGGCAACGGCAACCAGCCCGCCGGCGGCAACGCTGCTGTTCAGGAACAAGGCAAAGGTTGGCGGGAACACGCCGGGAAAAAACTTGCCGCTTTCAGCCAGCATGCCGACACACAGCGACACGCCGACCAGCAGCCCGGACTGATGGGTAATGCCGTGCGCAAACACCAGTTCAAGACCGGCCGGAAACATCATGGCGGCCAGCCCCATGATAAAGCCGCCGTACACCGGCGCAGGCAGGTTGACCATCACCATGCTCAGCTTGGGCAGAAAGGGCAGTAGGATCAGCATCAAGGCACCGAAGACCCCCACCATCCGGCTGGCGACCCCGGTGATCCGCACAACCGAGATATTCTCGGAATAGGTCTCATTCGGCATGGTCCCAAGGGCGCCGGAGATCAGGTTGCCGCAAGCATCCGCGTACATGGTGCCCTGAATAATACCGTAGTTGACCTGCCGCGGCTCACGGTGGGAGACCCGCTGGATCGCCATGCTGTTGCCGATGGCCTGTACGCCGTTTATCAGGGTCAGCAGGGCCAGGGTCAGAAAAAACGGAAAATGTTCCGGCTTCAGGTTGAAGGTCAGGCCGGGCCAGCTGCCGGCAAACCTGCCGAACCAGGGGTAGGCGGCTGCCGCGCTCACATCCAGGATCCCCAGCCCCCAGGACACCGCAAGGCCGGCAACCATACCGATGATGGGGCACCAGAGCCGCAGGGTCCGGTTGCCGAACAACGCCATCCCCAGCAGGGCACACATGGTCACCCCACCGGCGATCAGATGCTTGGCAGAACCGTACAGGGCGCTCCCATGCTCCCCCATCCATTCCTGATGGCCGACAGAGATCAGGCTGATCACCACCAGCAGCAGGATGACGCCCCCCACCACCGGTGTGAAGACATGGCGCAGATGCCGCAGGCAGTAGGCCAGCAGCATCTCAACCGGTGCAACCAGTATGCTCAGGGTGGCCAGCAGCGCAAAACCGCCTGCGGTCACCACATCGACACAACAGCTGAAGTAGGCCGCAGAACTGCCCATGAAAAGCACATAGCCGGTACCGACCCTGCCGATACGCACCACCTGCAGCAGCGTTGACAGCCCTGCCGCCAATGCCGCCGCACACGAGGCGAACAGGATATGCTCCAGTGGCGCACCGGCCTTTTTGCCGACAATAACCGGGAAGATAATGATCTCGCTGTAGATCAGCATCACATGCTGTGCCGCCATCAGCAGCGTCAGCCAGAAGGGGGAGCGTTCGGCCATATCGTAGAGCAGGTTTGTTTTAACGGAGGTCATCGGGCTTGGCGCCTCCGCTGCTGTTTCAGGATCTCCATGATCACCCTCCCCTTCAGGATCCGATACTGCTGGTGCGTGCCGGTCAGCTCCCGCCCCCCTGCAGGCCGTTGAAAAACGTTATGAGGAAGCACGACTACAAGGCGCACGGCGCGCAGCGACTGAGACATAACAGACCGTTAGACGAAGGAGCGAGCACCGCGCAACGCCGTAGGCGGGCTCCGCAGTAGCTTTTCAACAGCCTGCTAAGATTTCCTCAAGCGCAGCAGATCAGTGGCAAAGATAATGCCGACAACGATCAACAGGATACCAAGCAGGTGGTAGCCCTGCAAACGCTCCTTTAAAAACAGAACCGCCAGAATGGTGCTGAATACCGGCATCAGGTGGATAAACTGGCCGCCCACCTGCGCCCCCACGGAACGGATGCCGCTGTTCCAGGCCACAAAGGCAACCACAGATGCCAACACCCCCACGTAGCCGATGCTGGCCAGGCTTGCCGCCGTCACCGGCACCGTTGCACCGTTGATCACTTCCAGCAGATAGAGCGGCAGGATAAAGAACTGGCCGCACAGGGCGATACAGAACAGAAACAGCAGCGGGTCCAGCCCCTCCGGGTAGTAGCGCAGGCAGACGGAGTAGACTGCCCAGGAGGTGGCGGCCCCCAACACCAGCAGGTCGCCGGCACTGAAGGTCAAATGGGCGATGGTGGCCGGGTTGCCCCGCAGGATAATGATACAGACCCCTCCCAGCGACAGCAGAATGCCGACCCATTGCCGGAAACTGACCCCTTTGCGAAAGAAGACCCGGGTAAAGAGGATGATCAGTATCGGTATGGCAGAGTTTACCAGGGCCGCATTGATGGCGGTGGTGGTGTGCATCGCCAGATAGATCAACAGGTTGAAGAGGGTGACCCCGAACAGGCCGAAGAGGGGGAAGATCTTCAGGTTGGCCCGGATCAGTGGCCACTGGCTTTTCAGGCGGGGCAGCACAATCGGGCACAGCACCGCAAGGGCCACCGTCCAACGCCAGAAGAGCAGCCCCACCGGCGGAATCAGGGTGGCAACGGCCCGGCTGATCACAAAGTTGCCGGACCAGATCAGGGCGCTCAGGGTTAACAGCAGATAGGCAAACAGTGGCCGATGTACGCTTGGTGTTGTCATGCGTAGTTAGCCGCATGGTACGAGCTGCGGACATAGGGACCACTCTCCACATGTCTGAATCCCAGTGCCAGAGCCTCATCCCGCAGCAGGTCAAACTGCCGGGGCGGAATATAGGCCACCACCGGCTGATGCCGTCGGCTGGGGGCCAGATACTGGCCAAGACTCAAGTAGCTGCAGCCTGCCCTGCGCAGATCCCGCAGCACCGCCCGCACCTCATCCAACTCCTCCCCCAGCCCCAGCATGATGCCTGATTTGGTGGGAATGCCCGGCGCACGCAGCGCTGCCTGCTGCAGCAGCTCCAGTGAACGTTGATAATCAGCCCCTTTGCGCACCTCGTACAGCCGCGGCACCGTTTCAAGGTTGTGGGCCAGGATGGCCGGCTGCGCCGCCAGCACCGTTGCCAGACTGGTCAGGTCACCGCCGAAATCAGGCACCAGCAGTTCCACCGCAGTACCAGGTGAGACCTCCCGCACCGCAGCCACGGTGGCTGCATAGTGAGCAGCACCGCCATCAGGCAGGTCATCACGGGTAGGGCTGGTGATCACCAGATGGGAGAGCTTCAGGCGCAGCACCGCCTCTGCCAGACGGCGCGGTTCATCAGCATCCGGGGCCTGGGGCCTGGGCGCCTTATCCACGTTACAGAAGCTGCACTGGCGGGTGCAGTCCCTGCCCAGGATCAGAAAGGTGGCCTGACCGCAGCCGAAACACTCCGCTATATTGGGACACAGCGCCTGCTGGCAGACCGTGTTCAGCTTCAGTTCGGACAGCAGTCCCCGCATGGCGGCCTGTTCTCCCTGCGGCACCTTTTTGCGCAGCCATTCCGGCTTGCGTTGGATTTTCATGGTTCTTCGCCTTCCAGATTCCAGCAATCAGCCTGGTATTTTCCTGTCAGCAACTGCGCTGAAACCGCCTGCTCCTGCCCGGTCAATCCAGCGGGCTGCAACACGGCCCCCAACTGCGCGGCAAACTGCTGCACAAGTATCTGCTTCAGTTGTTCATCCCCAAGCGCAACCCCCTCATCCCCCAGACAGGTGGTTGCCTGTTCAAGCCCCTGCGGCCTGATCTTCAGGTACTGCACACCCTGCCCGACCCGGTTCTGCAGCGGGATCGAGCCATGCTGAAAGATGATCTCCCGCGAGCGGCGCTGGGCATTGCCGCCGATCTTGCGGCCCTGCAGCATGATATCGTAGCTTTCCTGGCCTGCGAAACAGAGCGGTGTGCGCTGCCCCAGCCTGCTGCCTGCTGGGGCCAGATCAACGGCATAACCGGCCTGCAACCCCAGGGCATGATAAAAGCCCAACAGAAAAGCGG includes these proteins:
- a CDS encoding AAA family ATPase, with translation MQQTTIDGITLALARPVELALNWIGQDELLRQLLAAWMVLEARDIPFNPRLIGKPGVGKTTLAYAAAKRLNRPVYLFQATMDTRPEDLIVTPVIGPGGTIQYVGSSLVSAMVNGGVLILDEGNRMSEKSWASLAPLLDDRRYVESVITGLRIPAHRDFRIVVTMNEDASTFEIPEYIHSRLQPQIYIDFPEADEELLILQENLPFAEPEILHYVVDFLQQAHARDERYSVRDGINIARYALKMSAVSNSAPREMLATAVERILGDEALPYLS
- a CDS encoding alpha/beta hydrolase family protein; the encoded protein is MRQSLVTHGVCNLVLLSALTGPAMAGQGVTQYDLKDFFGKPERSVFRLSEDGKTLGFMQPYERRKNLYVVSLPPDGKTPDFAKATQLTSETERDIAGFFWKGSDTILYLKDFGGDENYHLLSVDLKSGKVRDLTPFPKVRASIVDDLLDDPEHVLVQHNKRDPQFFDVYRVNVKTGDAQLVAQNPGNITGWITDHAGRVRMASTSDGVTTSLLYRATEKEPFKTILTTDFRTTVSPLFFTFDNRSLYTLSNRGRDKTALVLLDPDNGTESPPLFEHPEVDLDGLSYSHKRKLLTQVSFTTWKSQQHFFDAETRALYARLKERLPGYEIALQSENRAEDTFIVAAYNDRTQGARYVYSLKTDTLTSLGEINPRINPADMAGMQPITYTTRDGLTINGYLTVPVNREAKQLPVIVNPHGGPWVRDSWGYNPEIQFLANRGFAVFQMNYRGSTGYGRAFWEKSFKQWGRRMQDDITDGVAWLIKEGIADPKRVGIYGGSYGGYATLAGVTFTPDLYAAAVDYVGVANLFTFMQTIPPYWKPYLAMMYEMVGDPQKDTALLKQTSPVFHADRIRTPLFIAQGANDPRVNKAESDQMVAALKKRGVEVQYLVKDNEGHGFHNEENQFEFYGAMEAFFRKHLLKDRSSKK
- a CDS encoding ketopantoate reductase family protein, whose product is MQRSMRQTAIIGAGALGATYGSLLFAMDPAAVCFIASGERAERLRRDGVTVNGTTSRIAVLQPKEAGPVDLLIVAVKHHQLDQAIVGMKQAVGPATTILSVMNGIDSEERIGAVYGMDRMLYGLTLGIDAVREHNVVTYSSLGRVLFGEKRNSRLTERVRQVRDLFNRAAIAHEIPPDMLRSLWFKYMINVGVNQVSAVMGLTYGAIRSSAEARELMDAAMREVIRIARAMQVDLSEQDIAAWYTVLATLGASSKTSMLQDVEAGRKTELEMLAGTVIMLGKQHGILTPVNQRLFDALQLIEAGSTCAAASMPGALQV
- a CDS encoding solute carrier family 23 protein, with amino-acid sequence MTSVKTNLLYDMAERSPFWLTLLMAAQHVMLIYSEIIIFPVIVGKKAGAPLEHILFASCAAALAAGLSTLLQVVRIGRVGTGYVLFMGSSAAYFSCCVDVVTAGGFALLATLSILVAPVEMLLAYCLRHLRHVFTPVVGGVILLLVVISLISVGHQEWMGEHGSALYGSAKHLIAGGVTMCALLGMALFGNRTLRLWCPIIGMVAGLAVSWGLGILDVSAAAAYPWFGRFAGSWPGLTFNLKPEHFPFFLTLALLTLINGVQAIGNSMAIQRVSHREPRQVNYGIIQGTMYADACGNLISGALGTMPNETYSENISVVRITGVASRMVGVFGALMLILLPFLPKLSMVMVNLPAPVYGGFIMGLAAMMFPAGLELVFAHGITHQSGLLVGVSLCVGMLAESGKFFPGVFPPTFALFLNSSVAAGGLVAVALSLLFRFAILSSKEFSFPVVASQYPVLLENLQQAGNDLDLDQQQQYRLQLVCEELFAHIAKRSPATSSVKIKVLRHDEELVVEIIHGERVESVNFKGMPADLMAATEEEISSLGLVLVKGLVRDLHHVEISGITYIWFKLG
- a CDS encoding DMT family transporter, coding for MTTPSVHRPLFAYLLLTLSALIWSGNFVISRAVATLIPPVGLLFWRWTVALAVLCPIVLPRLKSQWPLIRANLKIFPLFGLFGVTLFNLLIYLAMHTTTAINAALVNSAIPILIILFTRVFFRKGVSFRQWVGILLSLGGVCIIILRGNPATIAHLTFSAGDLLVLGAATSWAVYSVCLRYYPEGLDPLLFLFCIALCGQFFILPLYLLEVINGATVPVTAASLASIGYVGVLASVVAFVAWNSGIRSVGAQVGGQFIHLMPVFSTILAVLFLKERLQGYHLLGILLIVVGIIFATDLLRLRKS
- the lipA gene encoding lipoyl synthase, producing the protein MKIQRKPEWLRKKVPQGEQAAMRGLLSELKLNTVCQQALCPNIAECFGCGQATFLILGRDCTRQCSFCNVDKAPRPQAPDADEPRRLAEAVLRLKLSHLVITSPTRDDLPDGGAAHYAATVAAVREVSPGTAVELLVPDFGGDLTSLATVLAAQPAILAHNLETVPRLYEVRKGADYQRSLELLQQAALRAPGIPTKSGIMLGLGEELDEVRAVLRDLRRAGCSYLSLGQYLAPSRRHQPVVAYIPPRQFDLLRDEALALGFRHVESGPYVRSSYHAANYA
- a CDS encoding lipoate--protein ligase family protein codes for the protein MHRQAEDGVIWRVIDTGPCCGRENMAIDEALFRCFDPAASRPVLRLYGWQPPALSLGRFQKAGDDLDLARCRADNLTIVRRITGGGAIWHADELTYSLVCTPSQIPPASSVKDSFRVLTAFLLGFYHALGLQAGYAVDLAPAGSRLGQRTPLCFAGQESYDIMLQGRKIGGNAQRRSREIIFQHGSIPLQNRVGQGVQYLKIRPQGLEQATTCLGDEGVALGDEQLKQILVQQFAAQLGAVLQPAGLTGQEQAVSAQLLTGKYQADCWNLEGEEP